The following is a genomic window from Pedobacter sp. KBS0701.
TTACGGACCGCTTTTAGGGCTGTATAGTTTTGGATTATTTGTAAAAAAACGCGGACTTCATGATAAATTAGTGCCGATAGTTTGCTTATTATCACCTTTTTTATGTTACTTGCTTGCAACGAATTCGACCACTTTATTGGGCGGTTACGTTTTTAGTGTTGAACTGATTTTAATTAACGGTTTAATCACATTTACAGGCTTGTTGTTCATCAGCAAAAAAACTGATGCGCAAACCAAATTTTAATATTAGAATAACAGTATATGACGAGTGAAGAAAAAATTAGAAGTGCTTTCGAAAACAAAGACTGGCAGGAAATCAAAGTAACCGATTCCTGGCAAATTTTTAAAATCATGGCCGAATTTGTAGACGGCTTTGAAAAACTGGCTAAAATTGGCCCGTGTGTTACCATTTACGGATCTGCCCGTACGGCCCAAACACATAGATATTACCAGCTGGCAGAGCAATGCGGCAAATTATTAACTGATCGCGGTTACGGTGTAATTACAGGTGGTGGTCCGGGCATTATGGAAGCCGGTAATAAAGGCGCCCATACTAACGGAGGTAAATCTGTTGGGTTAAATATTGAATTACCTTTTGAGCAGTTCCACAATAAATACATTGATCATAATAAATTATTGGAATTTGATTATTTCTTTGTGCGCAAAGTGATGTTCATGAAATATAGTCAGGGTTTTGTGGTTTTACCAGGTGGTTTTGGTACTATGGATGAACTTTTTGAAGCTTTAACCTTAATTCAGACGGGCAAAATCGCCCGTTTTCCAATCGTATTGGTGGGCGTTGATTATTGGGGTGGACTAATTGACTGGATTAAAGGAACCATGTTGCAGAAGGAACACAATATCCACGAAGAAGATTTAAACCTTTTCAGGTTGGTAGATACCGCAGAAGAAGCTGCAGAACATATTTTCCGTTTCTACGATAAGTATGTACTTAAACCAAATTTCTAAATGGTTCAATAGTTCATTTGCCATTGGTTCATTAGTATGGTTAACTCGTTAATTCTTTAAAGCGGTTAACTGAAAATTGCAAACTGATAATTGGAAACTGAAAAAGTGCTTACAAATAATAAGCACTTTTTTTATGTCTTCATTTATTGTAACAACTGAAGAAAACTGCCATCTAAAATAAAACGTAATTAAAATGTCGAAATTTATCAATTGGAAAAGTAATTGGCTTAACGGAAACTTCCAGCTTTTTGCAGATGGTGTTCAAAAAGGTATGATTTCTTTTAGCAGCTGGAGAAGCGATGCAGAAAGCATGTTTGAAGATAAAAACTATCACTTCGCTAATGAAGGTTTTTGGCAATCGAGAACCAAAGTAATTGATAGAAAAACGAATGAGGTGGTTGCAATCATCAATTACGATAGCTGGAAATCTAAGGCTGTGATTAGTTTAAACACTGGCGAACAGTACGAATGGAAATCAACCGGTGTATGGAAATCGCAGTTCACGGTAAGTAATTATAAGGATGCCCATATTATGTACAGCTCAAATAGCAATACGGGAACGATATCTTCTGATACACACAATGAATTATTGATTATTACAGGCTTATTTATCAAACACATTTACAACAAACGTGTTGTTGTACTTATTGCTTGCCTTATGCCCATTATAACGATATCAATTAATCGTCATTAGAAATAACTTAAACCCTTTTGTGAGATGGAACAGGTTCTGAGTTGGAGAAAAGGTTTATTTGATAGTAATTATCAGGTAATAAACAATGGCTATCTAAAATTTTCCATCAATTTTGGTTCGTGGAAAAATACGGCAATAGCCACTACCCAGGCAGGCATTTACCTGTTAAAAAGTGAAGGGTTTTCTAAACCTGAAACTAAAATTATTGACAACAAGAATACGGTTTTGGCCGTAATTACTTATGATTGGCTGGGTTTTAAAGCAAAAATTGTATTTGCCTCTGGCGAAACTTTCGATTGGAGTTATCAAAACAGCTGGTTAAGCCGCTGGTCGTTGAACAACCATAAAGATAAACAAATCCTTTTTAACGCTTCAGCAGGAAGTGGATTGATCCATACCAATGTTGATGATGATACACTGGTATTATGTGGTCTTTTTATAAGGGAATACTATTCGAGACTGATTTTCGGTCTGATTATTTTTATATTCTGCATGCTCACTTTTAAAAGTATTTTTTAACGATAAAAAGATCCGTCATCTCGACTGAAGCAAAGCGGAATGGAAAGATCTATGTCCCAAAGCACTCTCCAATCTAGTCTTAGCGTCTTGCTAAGAAAATAAAAAGTATTAATCTCAACTTTATAGAATTATTCAGTCTCGTAGCGAGACACTAAGACTAAAGTCGTTTCTTTTTGAAGCGCTAATACCCGTAATCAATAGGGCGGTTCCGGTCCTGCTGTACATTCCAATCCTTTTGGGAATTATTCCATACCAACAATTACCGGTACCCAAAAGGGATTTCCATTTCCATCAGGGCTATTGTGCGCGGGCAGTCATCAGATATAACGACGAAACGATCTGGTTTTAGTATCTTACTAGGGCAATAGAAATATTAATATCGCCTTTAAAGAACTATTTCATCACGTAGCGAGAGGCTACGACTAGATTAGAGCTCTACCAAATCACAGCGGCTTTTGGTACAGCGGTTATTATGGTAAATCGTAATCATTTAAAAAGAGTTTAAAGTCCGCTTACACCACCACTCACGACCAGTTTCATGGCATCGGCGGCAGTCATATTTAAATCGGCAACCTTATCTCTTTTTACAATACAAAGCTGGCCCGCAAAAGAATAAGAAAGTGGAAAATATACGGCCACTTCATCAGGCAGATCAAGTTTATGCAGGTCGTTCTGTGTTAAAAATCCGATTTTTTTTAAACCTCCCTCGACTTCTACCAGTACCGGGTGATTAAATTTTTTCTCATCGCCTACAAAAGCTTCAGTTAAATCTTTTATAGATGAATAAATAAAATTAAGCAAGGGCAACCTTTGCATCATCCGCTGGAACCAATTGTACATGGGCTCAGTTACCAAATTGGTTACGAAAATACCCGCAAGTAAAATGATGGTCAAAACGGTCAGCAAACCTAAACCGGGAATATTGCGACTTTCGCCTGTACGTGGATTTACGCCTAAAATATTGTTTACATTTAACCAGCTATCAACTGTTGTAACCGCCCAAACCACAATAAAAATACTCACGGCAATGGGTACAACAATTAATAAACCTTTAATCAAATAGTTTAAAATGGCTTTCCCGACTTTGTTCATGGCGCAAAATTAGGAAAAATATGGTTAGAATTGTTTAATTGCTCAATTGTTAACGCTGTACAGCCAACAATATATCAATTAAACAATTTAGCATAGCTCTTACTCGTAGAAATAAACCCTTTTAACCCTCTGCGAGATGTTGGTTAGGATTTCATACGGAATGGTATTAATATCTTTTGCCAATTGCATAATGGTGTGTTCTTTGTTGAAAACAATGGCTTCATCACCAGGTTTTACGTCGATACTTGTAACATCCAACATCGTCATGTCCATGCATATTGAGCCTATTACCGGCACTAAATGGCCATTAACCAGCATTTTCCCTACACCGTTGCCAAAATACCTGGTATAGCCATCTGCATAACCAATTTTTACTGTTGCTATTTTTCCGCCATTTGGCATTACTCCTTTTCTGCTGTACCCCACAGTTTCGCCTGGCGCTAATGTCTTCACTTGAGTAACCGTAGTTTTAAGTACCATTACGGTCTGTAAACCCCGGTTATTGGCCAAAGCAGAATCAAAACCATACAAACCTATGCCCAAACGGACCATATCCATTTGCGCATCTGGCCAACGTGAGATACCAGAAGTATTGGAAATATGCAATAATGGATTATAACCTAAAGCGTTAACTAACTGATTGGCAATAATTTTAAATTTATCGATCTGCTGCCGGGTAAATCCATCATGCTCTGCAGCATCGCTAGCTACTAAATGAGAAAAAATACTCTGCACTTTTACCTTTGCCGAATCTTTTAACAGACCCGATAAGGCATCCATTTCAGCTTGATCGAAACCTAAACGGTGCATGCCACTGTCTATTTTAATGTGGATCGGGTAATCGAAATCATAATCCGATAGTGCGTTTAAAAAGCTGTTCAGGATTTCTATACTATAAATTTCGGGTTCGAGTTTATGTTTAACGATGGCTTCGAAAGCAGATTCTTCGGGACTCATCACCATAATAGGTAGCGTAATTCCGGCTTTCCGTAAAGCAATGCCTTCATCGGCATAAGCTACCGCCAGATAATCTACCTTATGGAACTGCAATAAATTGGCGATTTCGAAACTTCCGCTTCCATACGAAAAGGCTTTAACCATGGCCATAATTTTAACACCGGGCTTGATTTTAGAACGGTAAAACTGCAGGTTGCCAACCATCGCATTCAGGTCGATTTCCAAAACCGTATCGTGTATTTTTTGGGTAAGCAATTTACTGATGCGCCCAAATTCAAAGCGCCTGGCGCCTTTTACCAATATAGTTTCGTGGCTAAATTGTAAACCTGGAAAGGCCTCTACAAAAGCATTGGTATTCTCAAAAAACTGGGTTTCGAACTTAAAAAGATCGGCATAACGCGAAATGTGCGTTCCAATACCAATTAACCTGTTGACTTTCTTTTGAGCAAGCAATTCAGCAATTTCGGTATATAAATCAAGATCGTCTCTCCCGGTTTCGAATAATTCGGAAAGGATAACGGTTTTCTTCGGGTGTTGGTTCTGTTGATTTAAAAAATCCAGCGCTATAGCCAAGGAAGAAATATCAGCACTGTACGAATCATCAATAATGGAGCACTGATTGATGCCGTTTTTCAGTTCCAGGCGCATGCTTACATGGCTCAGTTTCTCCAAACGCAGATCGGCCTGCTCTGGCGTATAACCTAAAGCCAGTAAAGTTGCCCAGCAGATCATGCCATTTTCTATCGAGGCTTTATCTTTAAAAGGCAACATGCATTCTATTTCGGCATTCTGATAAATAGCTCTTAAATAACAATTTCCTTCAATGGGTTCAACGGTAGTAATCTGCAAGTCTGCAACCTGCTTGCTGCTCCAGCTAAACTTTTTCTTCCCGGGTAAATCTTTTGGACTTACCTCAGTTACATATTCGGGAGCATAGATGAATAAATCTGAATCTTTAAAAAGTTTCAGCTTCTCTGTGAGTTTTTCTTTTTTAGAGCTAAATCCTTCCGCATGTGCTTCGCCAATATTGGTTAAAATCCCAATTTTTGGCTGAATAATCTCCGCCAGGCGCTGCATTTCATTTACTGCAGAAATCCCGGCTTCGAAAATCCCTAAGGTATGATCGGCTTCAATCTGCCAAACGGAAAGCGGTACGCCAATTTGCGAGTTATAACTTTTAGGACTTTTAACGATATTGAAATCGGCGGCCAAAAGCTGATACAACCACTCTTTTACAATGGTTTTTCCATTACTTCCTGTAATACCTATGGTTTTAAACTGAAACTGGTTTCTATGGTAAATAGTGAGTTGTTGTAAGGCGGTCAAAGCGTCATCAACCAGTAAAAAATTACAATCCGGGTATTGATTAACATATTTAGCTTCGGTAATCACGAAATTACGGATGTCCTTGCTGTAAGCATCTTTTATAAATTCGTGTCCATCCCGGTGCGAAGACAAAGCAAAAAATATAGAATTTTCTGGCACCAAAACCGAACGGCTATCAATTACCAGGTATTGAATAACAACCTCTCCATCAACTAATTTGGTATCAGCATTTAAAATTTCGGCTATTTTGGCAACAGTATATATTGGGTTTTGCATGCTATTATATTCAGAAAAATACGGTAATCGCTTTTATTTTTACGAATTTCAGTAATTAATTATGAAAAGCGGTAAACAAGAGGCAGTATTATTAGATAAAAAACAAGCTTTGGCGAAAGCCGAAAATTTTTGCGCTTACCAGGAACGCTCGCAAAAAGAGGTACGGTACAAATTGGTAGAATGGGGCATGCGCGGGGATGAACTGGAAGAAATTATTAGTGACCTGATCATTAACAATTTTTTGAATGAAGAAAGGTTTGCCAAAAGTTATGCGTCGGGCAAATTCAACATTAAACATTGGGGCCGGGTTAAAATTAAACAGGGTTTAAAATTGAAAGGTGTGCCTGATAAAATTTTACAAAAAGCAATTTACAGTATAGACGGCGATGATTATTTGCAGACGATAGAAAAATTAGCGGTTAAAAAAGCGGAAAGTCTGGGTGAAAATGATCCGTTCAAAAGAAAAAATAAGCTGATGAGCTACCTTCAGGCAAAAGGTTTTGAAACTGATTTAATTTTACTGGTACTGAAAGCCAGCAATTTAAATTAAATATTAAATTTTTAACAAGAAATCTCTTGACAGAAATATAAATCTGCCTATATTTGCATCACCAAAACGAAACAACAACATCAGTTTTGTAAATGCGAAAGTAGCTCAGTTGGTAGAGCACGACCTTGCCAAGGTCGGGGTCGCGAGTTCGAATCTCGTCTTTCGCTCCAAAATGCCTTCCTACCAGAAGGCATTTATTTTAAAGTTAACCAAGCCGATGGAGATCGGTAGCGGCTAATGCTCGGGTGGTGGAACTGGTAGACACGCAGGACTTAAAATCCTGTGCTTTCAAAGGCGTGCGGGTTCGATTCCCGCCCCGAGTACACAACGAAAAGTCCGGTCAAAATGACCGGACTTTTTTATTTACTCCTTTCAATTCTTTGGTTCTTCGGGATCAAGTGGAAAAAGATTAAGCCTTGATCCCCCGAAAACTATCCCCAAAAAGATATGTCTACAAGGTAGCAATCAAGCCTGGAATAATACTCATATCCAAGCATCGCCACTCTGATGTTTTCAAAAAAACGTTTTTTTTTTCGAAACACTTCCAAAAGGCTTGGTTCTAAAAACCGCAATAAACAGCTTTAATTATATTCACTGGCTAAAAATTCACCTTTAAAATTAGTTAGTGATCACATCGTTAATACGTCAGCTATTCCATTTAAGAATAAATTTATTAAATTGCATTTATCTACTTAAATCTATTTTAATGAAAAACTCTATCTCCTGCATCATTATTGATGATGATCCTACCGCAATTAATATTTTGCAAGACCACATTGCGGAAATCCCAAGGTTAAAAGTCCACCGGATCTTTACTAAACCGATAGAGGCCCTAAGCGAAATCAGTACAGAAAGCAATAAACAGCTCATCTTTTTGGATATTGATATGCCAGCAATGTCTGGCCTACGACTTGCTGATAACCTCAAGCATAAAGCACACAACATTATTTTTACTACATCCTATCCAGAATTTGCACTGGATGCTTTTAAGGTTAGGGCAAAACATTACCTGTTAAAACCTTTCAACATGGGAGATTTTGCAGAAGTAGTTAATGAGGTACTTTCAGAATGTTATGATACACAACGCCTTGTACAAGAAAATGAAGAAGCATTTTTCTTACGCACAAATGGCGAACGAGGCAAACTTACCAAAGTACTCAAAAAAGATATCATCTACCTTCAGGGTTCTAATAACCATATACATATTTACACGCCAACAAATGATTATTCAGTATATATGACCATGAAGGAGATGGAGGAAAAGCTCCAGGAAAATGAGCACTTCTACCGTGTTCACAAGTCATACATGATCAACACCACCTTTGTAAAGGAAATTAACGGGCACAAAATCGACCTTGGAAAGTACGAAGTACTCATGACTCCACAATACAAGGAGGCATTTATGGACTATATTGAAAACCAAACCCTTGTCTCAAAACGTTTAAGGGATTAACATTTGCAAATCTGAATGAGTTGTAAGTGTTGTGATCACTGTCATTGTACTGGTAGTTGGATCACTCTTTTGAAAGCGCATATTAGCTGCTTTTTGTGAACGGAAAACAAACGCAGTTTTCCGGGTCGATTTTAAGTCTGTAATTCTTTTCATAAGCGAAAATTAGCCCCATAAAAACCTATAAAAGAGCACATTACGCAAAGCAATTGTTGACTGTTGTGAAACCCAATTTTAACCTAAAAAAATGAAAAACTGGCTAAAAAATTATCGCTGGCATATTATTGCATGGGCTATATTCATTCTTTATGAATATATACTGATCTCGTTAATCCTTAAAATAAATGCCACTTTATTAAGCTATTGCATTCACTACATTATTAATATAACACTCTTCTATATCCATGCCGAATTGGTATTAGGAAAAAGTTTGAAATCAAACAAACCTATTTATTTAAGGATAATTATATTAACAATAGTTGAGGTATGTTTGTATACTATTATCGCGTACCTCACTGATCGCTCCCTTTCAAAAGCAACAATAGTTCCTATTGATAAGCTCACGGTTACAGACTGGAAGTTTATGTCTTCAACACTATGGCGGGGAATCTACTTCATGTTATTCTCAACAGCTTACTATTTTATTAAAAGTTATATCCACCAGAAACATCGGGCAACTAAACTGGAAAAAGAAGCAATTGAAGAAATGTTGAAGCAAAAGCAAACAACGCTTGAACTGGCTAATGCTAAAAATGCCTACCTCAAAGCGCAAATTAATCCACATTTTTTGTTCAATACCTTAACCTATATATATAACAGTACGCATAAGAGTGAACCCCGGGCTGCAGAAACCGTACGGTACCTTTCAAAACTGATGCGTTATGCATTAGAATGCGAACATGGCCCGGAAATTATGCCACTGGAAGCAGAGATCCGTCAAGTCGAAAACCTTCTTCTGCTTAGCAGAATAAAGCAGCCTGACTTATTTATAGATTTTAATTATGATCAGAAAAGTGAATCCACTGAAGTGATTCCATTACTATTACTTAGCCTAACCGAAAATATGGTTAAACATGGAAACCTCAGCCAACCGGAAGATCCTGGAAAGATTATGGTAAAGTTGCAGGGAGGAAAGTTTAGTATTCAAACAAGTAACCTGATTAACACAGGCCTCAACGATACAGGTTTCCATACGGGCCTTGAAAACATCCGGCAAAGGCTGCTCCATACTTATGCAGACCAGGCAGAGATTTCTTCCGGTCAGAAAGGAAAGTATTTCCAGGTACTAATTACAATCAACCTGGCAGATACGCAACAATTTCATATTTAATGCATCAGATTACAGAAGATTGCATAATTTTTCTTTTTGGTACAATAAGTATATGAAACAAGAATTAGCATTTATTAACCGAAATTCTCCTTTAATACGCTCCACTTTTTTGTGGCTTAAAGGTTATTTACTTCAAAACCACGATAACTAAGCATCTCAGCATTATGCGAAACTATTAAGCGAAGTTTTAATTTTTCTATAATTTCTCTGGCTTGAGCAATATTTCTATGTATATCGTTTATTCCCCTGATTTCAATTCCACCCGACATTAGTTTAAATTTGCTGGGCTCAAACTTATCGATAAACTGCTGTAAATCTGGACTTACCTTTACCTGATTGTTTTGCATAATTAATTTTAGTTCTATGGCCGCAAAGCAACACAAAGTACTTTAACTTATCAGTGCTTTCATATTAACTTATTAAGAAATGTTAACTGAGTAAGTTCTTCAAAAGTCCTTAACTCCCATGTGCGTATAATCAATCTTAATTCCATCCACATCATGATGTAACAAATTCTCAACCAATTCGCATGACATAAACATGACGTTCGCTTAACTTTCAGATGATATACAGCTAATAGCTTTGCATGAAAGAACTGATATGCGTACGATAAAAAGACTGACCAAGCTCCATTATTATTTCTTTACTGCGATATCAATACTGCTGCTGGCACTCATTTTTAATTTTAGCTTTTCTAAAACAGATGGATTCCTCATTTTTAACCGGTTTCATCCAGCGTGGCTGGATATTTCTTTTAGGTATATCACTAATCTCGGAGATGGTTTAATCAGTATTCTGGCCGCAATCATCCTGCTTGCAATTAGAAAAAAGAAAAAAGCAATGACCATGGCTCTTGCCTATATTTATTCGGGTTTGCTTATTCAAACCGCTAAAAGAATATTCCACATGCCACGGCCTAAATATTATTTTGAGCAAACTTTATTTCAATACAATCACTTTGTTGAAGGGATAAGCATGCATAATCATAATTCTTTTCCCTCAGGACATACCGCATCTGCTTTTGCCTTATCCACAGTATTGGTTTTGGTTTTCAAAAAAAATAAAATCTCCTTTTACTGTTTATTTTTTGCTTTTTTAATCGGCTATTCACGCATATACTTGGCTCAGCATTTTCTGATTGATGTAATTTTTGGAGCTATAGCCGGTATAATTTGTGCAATTTTAAGCTATCATCAGGTATATGACCTTAAACTTTTCAGATCAGCTAAGCTAAACAGAAGATATAAACAGCTTAAAATTTCCAATCAGGCTAAGCCCATTTAAGTGAAAGAAATTCCGGTTAAACTTTGGCTTTTTATAATGGCGATGACTGTGATCAAACTGGTCATAGCCTCAACAATAGCGCTCGGAAACGACGAGGTATATTACTGGACATACGCTTTAAATCTGCAATGGAATTATTTTGATCATCCCCCATTTGTAGCATGGTTGATCAGAGCTACAACAGCAAATTTATATATTCACAACGAATCGGCTGCTCGTCTTGGCGCCATAATATCATCTACAATAGGTACCGTAATAGTATATAAAACAGGTAAATTACTCCTTAATGACCGCATGGGTTGGTTTGCCGTTTTACTTTATTCTTCATCCTTTTATTGCAGTATTATTGCCGGAACATTTATTTTGCCAGATAGCCCTCAAATGGTTTTCTGGCTTTGGAGCATCTTTTTGTTGTTGAAGATTAACAAATCCATCCACCAAGGTTTACCAACGTTAAATCTCTGGTGCTGGTTCGGTGTGGCTGCGGGGCTTTGTATGATGTGTAAAATACATGGCATCTACTTATGGGTGGGCGTTATCATGTTCGCTCTGTTTAACAGTAGAAAATTAATGGTGCAGAAGGGTATGTATGTTTCTATGTTAATTAGTTTGATTATCGTATCTCCTTTTATCATCTGGAATATACAGCATCATTTCATTACCTACACCTATCACAGTAATCGGGTTAGCCTGTTCCACGCAGGCATAAATCCATTAGCCTTCTCCAGAGAAATCGGCGGACAAATATTCTACAACAATCCAATTGTTTTTTTTCTGGCCTGGATGGCTATTTTTAGTTTCATTAAAACCAAACATCATCTTCTTAAAAGCGAAATACAACTATTATTATATTGTGCGCTTCCTCTTATTGTGACACTGATTTTTCTTTCAATTTTTAGAGATACATTACCGCATTGGTCTGGCCCGGCGTATAGCTGTTTAATATTTCTTGCTGCATTGAAACTGGAATCTATTCGCCTATCAAAAGTAAAAGCCATTATTAGTGCAAGTATGCTGTTTTTCTTGTTCGTGGTAAGTGCAGGTCTCATCACAATTAACTTTTACAAGGGCACATTTTCGACGCAAAAAAGCTCAATGAATTTGGGTGCGGGCGACCCCACCTTAGATTTATACGGCTGGAAAGAAACAGGTAGAATAATTGATTCTATTTACCGTTTAGATAAATCATCAATAAAGAATAAAACAGTCCATACGATTGTGATTACAAAATGGTTCCCGGCAGCTCATTTAGATTTTTATGTTTGCGTTAAAACTGGTTTGCATACCTACGGCATAGGAGAAATATTCGATCTTCACCAGTATTATTGGTCGAATCAAACCAAACAGAAATTAACTACTGGCGACAATGCATATTATATTGTACCTTCTAATCTTTACGATGAAAGCAGTATAAACTTTATCAAATCCCAATTTAGAAATTGTACACCACCTATAATTGCACCCATTTTTAGGAATGGTGTTATTTGTAAAAACATCCTTTTATTTAAGCTAAATGGCTATAAAGAATAGTGCAATTACAATTATAACTGATTAATTCCCTGGTGTAGAATATTGTGTATTTAATTGCACCTAAGCTAAAAAAGCAATAAATTAGCTTAAAAAAGCCGATTCAATTGCTGATAGCTAACCTTCCTTAAAAATTAGATGATGCCCAATAAAAAAGTATATCCGCTAAGCCTGCTGCTCCTAACGCTTTTATTTAGTTCTCTATCTTCAATAGGGCAGATTGTCCTCCAGGATAAAAAATTTCATATAGACACTAAAACATTCTCACAAACTGATTCAGGTAAACTAAAATTAGATATTTATTATACTGGTAAAATAACAGAAACTAAGCCAACAGTACTTTTTATATTTGGTGGCGGCTTTGTAATGGGCCGCAGAGATAGCAAGTTATTTGATCAATATTTTAACACTTTAATTGCACACAACTATAAGGTAGTTTCAGTTGACTATCGACTTGGTCTTAAAGGAAAGAAGTTTCCTGGTCCGTTTAATACTTCAAATTTAAAAGCAGCTATTGATACCGCTACGACCGATGTTTTCGACGCAACAGCTTATCTGATCAAAAATGCAAAAGAACTTGGTATTGATACGGCTATGATCATCCTGTCAGGATCAAGTGCAGGTGCTATTACCGCGCTACATGCCGACTACAACAAGCGGAACGCCACCGCATTATCGGCTAAATTACCACACCATTTTCAATACAAGGGTGTAATTTCTTTTGCCGGGGCAATATTAAGTTATCATGGTGCGCCAAAATATGCCATACCACCAGCACCTACTATGCTTTTTCATGGCACAGCCGATAAACTTGTACCCTATAACAAAGTGAGATTATTAAACAGGGGATTTTTTGGTTCCAAATATCTGGCCCGCACTTTTAAAAAAAACGGATATCCTTATTACTTTCAGTACGTGCAAGATATGGGGCACGAAATAGCTGGATCACCAATGCTTGAAAACCTACCTGATATCCTGTGGTTTATAGATAATTATATCATTAAACAAAAGCGCTATTTTATGGAGGTAGACTTTAAAGATGCCGACAAAAAACCAACCTTTAGCATACCCCCTGCTTTAAAAAAGAGGTAGCGTAAATCGTATGGTTTCCATTATTTTTTTCAGTTCGAACAAAATTACGATCGAAATTGGGGCACGCATGTATGACCGTTCCAGATTAATGATATATTGCTTCTTTACCTTAAGGTTAATATCAAAAACTATCTCTTTATCTTAACCGATTAGTTTTCATGTTCTCCAGACTCGCCACTCAGTATCCTTTCCATTTCTATCATCATCTGCTCCGCCAGGCGTTGTTTAGCTTGTAATTTAGACAGGTAAGCGTTTTCAAATGTTACTTCAAGCTCATCCATAATAAAGGCATATTTTGCCTTAAGTTCTATAAGATCAATCTGAAGCTTCTTGGAAAGATTTTGCATAATACAAAGCTAAAAAAAGCGGGACCAATTTCTGATAAATGGTCTTATTTTCTTTTCTAAAAAAAAATACAATAAATAGCTATATCTATTAAAACAATCTCCCAATTCTTTCGTTTATAAAATGATTCCGGCGTGGTTTCCGGAATAGTTTGTTTGGTTAGTTGATTAGGGATCACTCCCA
Proteins encoded in this region:
- a CDS encoding glycosyltransferase family 39 protein gives rise to the protein MAMTVIKLVIASTIALGNDEVYYWTYALNLQWNYFDHPPFVAWLIRATTANLYIHNESAARLGAIISSTIGTVIVYKTGKLLLNDRMGWFAVLLYSSSFYCSIIAGTFILPDSPQMVFWLWSIFLLLKINKSIHQGLPTLNLWCWFGVAAGLCMMCKIHGIYLWVGVIMFALFNSRKLMVQKGMYVSMLISLIIVSPFIIWNIQHHFITYTYHSNRVSLFHAGINPLAFSREIGGQIFYNNPIVFFLAWMAIFSFIKTKHHLLKSEIQLLLYCALPLIVTLIFLSIFRDTLPHWSGPAYSCLIFLAALKLESIRLSKVKAIISASMLFFLFVVSAGLITINFYKGTFSTQKSSMNLGAGDPTLDLYGWKETGRIIDSIYRLDKSSIKNKTVHTIVITKWFPAAHLDFYVCVKTGLHTYGIGEIFDLHQYYWSNQTKQKLTTGDNAYYIVPSNLYDESSINFIKSQFRNCTPPIIAPIFRNGVICKNILLFKLNGYKE
- a CDS encoding phosphatase PAP2 family protein, which codes for MRTIKRLTKLHYYFFTAISILLLALIFNFSFSKTDGFLIFNRFHPAWLDISFRYITNLGDGLISILAAIILLAIRKKKKAMTMALAYIYSGLLIQTAKRIFHMPRPKYYFEQTLFQYNHFVEGISMHNHNSFPSGHTASAFALSTVLVLVFKKNKISFYCLFFAFLIGYSRIYLAQHFLIDVIFGAIAGIICAILSYHQVYDLKLFRSAKLNRRYKQLKISNQAKPI
- a CDS encoding alpha/beta hydrolase, producing the protein MMPNKKVYPLSLLLLTLLFSSLSSIGQIVLQDKKFHIDTKTFSQTDSGKLKLDIYYTGKITETKPTVLFIFGGGFVMGRRDSKLFDQYFNTLIAHNYKVVSVDYRLGLKGKKFPGPFNTSNLKAAIDTATTDVFDATAYLIKNAKELGIDTAMIILSGSSAGAITALHADYNKRNATALSAKLPHHFQYKGVISFAGAILSYHGAPKYAIPPAPTMLFHGTADKLVPYNKVRLLNRGFFGSKYLARTFKKNGYPYYFQYVQDMGHEIAGSPMLENLPDILWFIDNYIIKQKRYFMEVDFKDADKKPTFSIPPALKKR